Proteins co-encoded in one Anabas testudineus chromosome 8, fAnaTes1.2, whole genome shotgun sequence genomic window:
- the LOC113160616 gene encoding inward rectifier potassium channel 16-like encodes MSTERGEQVAIDTSYTTIHTLGRQNGNKGRQLRYMEEDGRFPVVFQKSSGDWIPYLMDIFTTLVEIRWRVMLLIFSLSYILTWLFFGLWYWLIAYVHGDIDNADNKPCVDNVRGFTGAFMFSVETQATIGYGYRGITENCIVAIILVTVQDIFSCVLDTIVIGIVAAKMASARKRAQTVGFSKSAVVNLRDRVLCLSWRLGDFRGNHILEGVARAQLIHYVKQPRGSIVISYKDLEIQNQDIVLATPATIIHKLKPGSPLYSLGPDKLLGDNFELVVSFTYTGDSTGILHQTRASYTAGDIRWGQRFQDMLKLGKKHYKVDYALFNETTWVPVPMLSAEQYEKRRHPAEGSQFHGQVLTSVMRNRQTYQVNSDITEEVMQQTYL; translated from the coding sequence ATGAGCACAGAGAGGGGCGAGCAGGTTGCCATTGATACCTCTTACACTACAATTCACACTCTAGGTCgacaaaatggaaataaaggTAGGCAACTACGCTACATGGAGGAAGACGGACGATTTCCTGTGGTTTTCCAGAAGTCCTCTGGAGACTGGATCCCATACCTAATGGACATCTTCACCACTCTGGTGGAGATTCGCTGGAGGGTGATGCTTCTCATCTTTTCCCTCTCGTACATTCTCACTTGGCTCTTTTTCGGTCTGTGGTACTGGCTCATCGCGTATGTACACGGAGATATTGACAATGCAGATAACAAGCCCTGTGTGGACAATGTTCGTGGCTTTACTGGAGCCTTTATGTTTTCAGTGGAGACCCAGGCAACGATTGGTTACGGGTACAGAGGGATAACTGAGAACTGTATTGTGGCCATTATTCTGGTGACGGTTCAAGATATATTTAGCTGCGTCTTAGACACTATTGTCATTGGTATTGTTGCTGCTAAAATGGCGTCTGCTCGTAAGAGAGCTCAGACAGTGGGTTTCAGCAAGAGCGCAGTAGTGAATCTTCGAGACAGGGTTCTGTGTCTGTCATGGCGACTTGGTGACTTCAGAGGTAATCACATCCTAGAAGGTGTCGCCAGGGCCCAGTTAATCCACTATGTGAAACAGCCACGTGGGTCTATTGTGATTTCATACAAGGACCTGGAAATCCAGAATCAGGACATTGTCCTTGCCACACCAGCCACTATTATTCACAAGCTCAAGCCAGGCAGCCCCCTTTACAGCTTGGGGCCTGACAAACTGCTTGGGGACAACTTCGAACTGGTTGTGTCTTTCACCTACACTGGAGACTCCACAGGTATACTCCACCAGACACGTGCATCCTACACAGCAGGAGACATCCGCTGGGGTCAGCGTTTCCAGGACATGTTGAAACTGGGCAAGAAGCACTACAAGGTGGACTATGCACTGTTCAATGAGACCACATGGGTGCCAGTGCCCATGCTCAGTGCGGAGCAGTATGAAAAAAGGAGGCATCCTGCAGAGGGCAGTCAGTTCCACGGTCAAGTCTTAACATCAGTGATGAGAAATCGACAGACTTACCAGGTGAACTCTGACATCACTGAAGAGGTGATGCAGCAAACCTATTTATAA